From Prevotella melaninogenica, the proteins below share one genomic window:
- a CDS encoding TOTE conflict system archaeo-eukaryotic primase domain-containing protein has product MDDLLTRYNKLLRQYEVLHKENEVLKSLLKIHGIEYETRMKEDMNKPIYSLVSVPTITLSIDERLRLFQSLFKGREDVFARRWFSKTTGKSGYQPVCINEWKQGICDKKKYRCVICQNRNFAPLTTQDMYRHLEGKDEYCCDVVGLYAIMQDNNCAFLCADFDDKNCKYGYKEDVLAYVGVCREWLIPYAIERSRSGNGAHVWIFFEAPLPASKARRLGNTILTEAMTRNGQMSFNSYDRFFPNQDYLPEGGFGNLVALPLQGQARRKQNSVFVDNDFLVYKDQWAFLYNLKKIQEFTIDQLLRLHYQEELGKLSMSSESKPWVTPLPQNITQEDFHAKVEIIKADKLYIPLKAVSAKVLNHLKRIAAFKNPEFYSKQALRLSTYAIPRIISCFDITNEYLAMPRGCEDVTRSFLNDNAVTYTIIDKTNHGNKISVSFQGEEREEQLEAINALLPYTNGILHATTAFGKTVTAAAIIARKKVNTLILVHSKALLKQWHDRLTEFLNIDYPKHEEKNKRGRRKVFSPIGCFDSSGNTLHGIIDIALIQSCLDEDGVKPFVQDYGMVIVDECHHVSSITFEQVLMSIKAHTIYGLTATPIRKDGHQPIIFMQCGPIRFSTDVKSQIAKQSFDRFLIPRFTSYNSILEDRLSIATLYKYISEDEIRNNLIVEDICKAVNTGRTPIILTNRTAHVSVLAEKLKATIKNVISLTGAGTTREKREAMQRLQTIPDSEQLVIVATGKYVGEGFDYPRLDTLFLALPISWKGLLTQYAGRLHREYEGKKDVRIYDYIDIHEPICDSMYRKRLKGYAAIGYKTINTAQPTLFDHINDISSSIAENQIFNGSTFYRPYISDLIKAKRSIVISSPKLYRTEQNPLVTLLKELAQQGIEILITTAAENEQTVFIQSKGLSVKVKPKLSLYTTIIDKEVVWYGSINTLGYASKDDNMIKVTDIHLANELIKMVHKHS; this is encoded by the coding sequence TAAACCTATATATTCTTTGGTTTCAGTTCCAACCATTACTCTTTCGATTGATGAGCGCTTAAGACTTTTCCAATCCTTATTTAAAGGAAGGGAAGATGTCTTTGCTCGGAGATGGTTTAGTAAGACTACTGGTAAATCTGGATATCAACCTGTTTGTATTAATGAGTGGAAACAAGGAATCTGTGATAAGAAGAAGTATAGGTGTGTAATATGTCAAAATAGAAACTTTGCACCACTAACAACTCAAGATATGTATCGCCATTTAGAAGGAAAAGATGAGTATTGCTGTGATGTTGTGGGACTCTATGCTATCATGCAAGATAATAACTGTGCTTTCCTTTGTGCCGATTTTGATGACAAGAACTGTAAGTATGGTTATAAAGAAGATGTACTTGCCTATGTGGGTGTGTGCAGAGAATGGCTGATTCCCTATGCCATAGAGCGCTCGAGATCAGGGAATGGTGCCCACGTGTGGATTTTCTTTGAAGCGCCTCTACCAGCATCTAAGGCGAGGAGATTAGGAAATACTATACTAACCGAAGCTATGACGCGTAATGGACAGATGTCGTTCAACTCCTATGATCGATTCTTTCCCAATCAAGATTATTTGCCAGAAGGAGGCTTTGGCAACCTCGTTGCACTCCCACTACAAGGTCAGGCACGCAGGAAACAGAACAGTGTTTTTGTTGATAATGATTTCCTTGTATATAAGGATCAATGGGCATTTCTATATAATCTTAAGAAAATACAAGAATTTACTATCGACCAACTACTACGCCTGCATTATCAAGAAGAACTTGGAAAACTGTCTATGTCGAGCGAAAGCAAGCCATGGGTTACCCCTTTGCCGCAAAATATTACACAAGAAGACTTCCATGCTAAGGTTGAGATAATCAAAGCAGACAAACTATACATCCCATTGAAGGCTGTTTCTGCAAAGGTACTAAACCATCTGAAAAGAATTGCAGCCTTCAAGAATCCTGAATTTTACAGTAAGCAAGCACTCCGTCTTTCTACATATGCCATTCCACGCATAATCTCATGTTTTGATATTACTAACGAATACCTTGCTATGCCACGTGGTTGTGAGGATGTTACTCGATCTTTCCTTAACGATAATGCTGTAACATACACTATTATTGATAAAACAAATCATGGCAATAAGATTTCTGTTTCTTTTCAAGGGGAAGAAAGAGAGGAACAGTTGGAAGCCATCAATGCCCTATTACCATATACGAATGGCATCCTACATGCCACTACCGCTTTTGGGAAAACCGTTACTGCAGCGGCTATCATCGCTCGTAAGAAAGTAAATACACTCATCCTTGTTCATTCGAAAGCATTACTTAAACAATGGCATGACCGCTTAACAGAGTTTCTTAATATAGACTATCCAAAACATGAAGAAAAGAATAAACGTGGTAGACGTAAGGTATTTTCTCCTATAGGTTGCTTTGATTCATCAGGGAATACGCTTCACGGTATTATTGACATAGCCCTTATACAGTCATGTTTGGATGAAGATGGTGTAAAACCATTTGTACAGGACTACGGAATGGTAATTGTTGACGAATGTCATCATGTGTCTTCTATAACCTTTGAACAAGTATTGATGTCTATAAAAGCTCACACCATATATGGGTTAACAGCTACCCCCATTCGCAAAGACGGTCATCAACCAATCATCTTCATGCAATGTGGTCCAATACGATTTTCTACTGATGTTAAAAGTCAGATAGCTAAGCAATCCTTCGATAGGTTTCTTATTCCAAGATTTACATCATATAACTCTATTTTAGAGGACAGGCTATCAATTGCAACCTTATATAAATATATATCCGAAGATGAGATACGCAATAATCTCATTGTAGAAGATATTTGCAAAGCAGTTAATACAGGAAGAACACCGATCATTCTAACTAATAGAACTGCCCATGTGTCTGTATTAGCAGAGAAGTTGAAAGCTACCATCAAAAATGTTATCTCATTGACAGGGGCAGGTACGACAAGAGAAAAGCGAGAGGCAATGCAACGGCTACAAACTATTCCTGACAGCGAACAATTAGTTATTGTCGCAACGGGAAAGTATGTTGGCGAAGGCTTTGATTATCCGCGTCTTGACACCCTATTCCTTGCACTTCCAATCTCATGGAAAGGTCTTTTAACTCAGTATGCAGGTCGGCTTCATCGGGAATATGAGGGAAAGAAAGATGTACGTATCTATGACTATATCGATATCCATGAACCAATTTGCGATAGTATGTATAGAAAACGACTCAAAGGCTATGCTGCAATAGGATACAAAACAATCAATACAGCCCAACCAACATTGTTTGATCATATAAACGACATATCGTCCTCCATAGCTGAGAATCAGATATTTAATGGTTCAACTTTCTACCGCCCCTATATTTCAGATTTGATAAAAGCAAAGCGTTCCATTGTGATATCTTCACCAAAACTGTATAGAACGGAGCAAAATCCCTTAGTCACTTTGTTGAAAGAACTTGCTCAGCAGGGAATTGAAATTCTTATTACAACAGCTGCAGAGAACGAACAAACAGTATTCATCCAATCAAAGGGGCTATCTGTAAAAGTGAAACCAAAGCTATCATTATATACTACCATCATTGATAAAGAAGTTGTTTGGTATGGTTCAATAAACACGCTTGGCTATGCTTCAAAGGATGATAACATGATAAAGGTGACTGATATTCACCTTGCTAATGAATTGATAAAGATGGTACATAAACATAGTTAA
- a CDS encoding DUF4372 domain-containing protein codes for MLYAVMMRLDSLREIKASLFANVNHFNHLGLTLIGH; via the coding sequence ATGCTTTATGCCGTAATGATGCGTTTAGACTCTCTGCGTGAGATAAAAGCCTCTCTCTTTGCTAATGTTAATCACTTTAATCATCTTGGTTTAACCCTAATCGGTCATTAG
- a CDS encoding methylated-DNA--[protein]-cysteine S-methyltransferase, with protein MYFCRYPSPLGNLILAEEEDAIVYCQWEDTIDEQKVAKWTEDKEQNSVLLTEACRQLTEYFTQKRKTFNLPIRLNGTPFQLLAWEGLRQIPYGETLSYAELARRIGRNKAARAVGNANHHNPLMVIIPCHRVVASNGELGGYAGGTARKVWLLEKERGCVKM; from the coding sequence ATGTACTTCTGTCGTTACCCCTCACCCCTCGGCAACTTAATACTTGCCGAGGAAGAAGATGCTATCGTTTATTGCCAATGGGAAGATACGATTGACGAACAAAAGGTAGCGAAGTGGACGGAAGATAAGGAGCAAAACAGCGTGTTACTAACTGAGGCTTGCCGTCAGCTAACAGAATATTTCACTCAGAAGCGCAAGACTTTTAACCTCCCCATACGATTAAACGGCACTCCCTTTCAGCTACTCGCATGGGAAGGTTTGCGACAAATCCCATATGGAGAAACGCTTTCTTACGCTGAATTGGCAAGACGTATAGGCAGAAACAAAGCCGCCCGTGCTGTGGGTAATGCCAATCACCACAATCCATTAATGGTCATCATTCCCTGCCATAGAGTTGTGGCAAGCAATGGAGAATTAGGAGGATATGCAGGAGGAACAGCCCGAAAAGTGTGGTTATTGGAAAAAGAAAGAGGGTGTGTAAAAATGTAA
- a CDS encoding DUF308 domain-containing protein, with the protein MKVLQISAIRAIIVLVTGFLLVRYREETMTWMTITVGILFLLSGLVSCIAYYFEKEKVAKKTAKAEQQEGQQEEENLKLPSFPIAGVGSIALGIILAVMPNTFITWVVYILAALLILGAVNQFMNLARSRQYARVPVYMWLFPTVILAIAILLISKPIETAQLPLLVLGWAFMYYGVLEFILIIRMYLVRKSYEKAEEAKIVTGDKLVTDNIEDAEIVEE; encoded by the coding sequence ATGAAAGTACTTCAAATATCAGCCATAAGGGCTATTATCGTATTAGTGACAGGTTTCCTCCTCGTAAGATATCGTGAGGAAACTATGACGTGGATGACCATCACCGTGGGTATACTCTTCCTACTCTCTGGATTGGTTTCCTGCATCGCTTACTATTTTGAAAAGGAGAAAGTAGCAAAGAAAACAGCGAAGGCAGAACAGCAAGAAGGACAACAAGAAGAAGAAAACCTCAAGTTACCTTCCTTCCCTATTGCAGGTGTCGGCAGTATTGCCTTGGGTATCATCCTTGCCGTCATGCCCAACACGTTTATCACATGGGTGGTTTATATCCTTGCAGCATTACTGATTCTCGGTGCTGTCAATCAGTTTATGAACCTCGCTCGTTCACGTCAGTACGCTCGTGTTCCGGTCTATATGTGGCTCTTCCCAACAGTCATCTTGGCGATAGCCATTCTGTTGATTAGTAAGCCAATAGAGACTGCACAACTCCCATTATTAGTTCTCGGATGGGCATTTATGTACTATGGCGTCTTAGAATTCATCTTGATTATCCGCATGTATCTTGTCCGCAAATCTTACGAGAAGGCTGAAGAAGCTAAGATTGTGACAGGCGACAAGTTGGTTACAGATAATATTGAAGACGCTGAGATTGTAGAAGAATAA
- a CDS encoding histidine phosphatase family protein: MTLLYLVRHGETVDNANHIMQGQTPGELNEQGVKQAEALAERLKDEPIDAFVSSDLQRSIHTCKLIAAPHGKAVTTTPLLRERDWGSFTGKYIPNLANLKDPSLWPDDIESLEDLKARAKEFLTWLKEEYPDKKVLAVGHGIINKAIQSIYFDKPMNELKPMGNAEVRVLEL; this comes from the coding sequence ATGACATTATTATATCTTGTAAGGCATGGTGAAACGGTGGATAACGCCAATCATATTATGCAAGGACAAACACCGGGAGAACTGAATGAGCAGGGTGTCAAGCAGGCTGAAGCTCTTGCAGAACGTTTGAAAGATGAACCGATAGATGCCTTTGTTTCAAGTGATTTGCAGCGTAGTATTCATACCTGCAAACTGATTGCTGCCCCTCATGGGAAGGCTGTTACGACGACTCCATTGCTTCGTGAACGTGACTGGGGTTCGTTTACTGGGAAGTATATTCCTAATTTAGCGAATCTGAAGGACCCCTCTTTATGGCCCGATGACATCGAAAGCTTAGAAGATTTGAAGGCTCGTGCTAAGGAATTCCTTACATGGTTGAAGGAAGAATATCCTGATAAGAAGGTGCTTGCCGTAGGACATGGTATTATTAATAAAGCCATTCAAAGCATTTACTTTGATAAGCCGATGAATGAACTGAAGCCAATGGGGAATGCCGAGGTTAGGGTACTTGAGCTATAA
- a CDS encoding SH3 domain-containing protein, translated as MKKEDSMQSLILEEYAKSHGYKAPSYEVFKEKCLQFFGIRLHPSAQVYSLDINEDIIYSVNEIGRFIYTGNESLFYQPALDHEPTMDEARKVLYTKENGIADMFLAYNKLLFNDHSSSLSYFYKHKDNAIDVVFDLDYENNDLLIQRAIEYACQNGYIVNDVTNVLFYNNPSRGYRKKLITMFYKYAETSKDRMETFENLVYAYYKHYKQINVRQEVKDECLVCLLDCLNKYDETHQDNILKVMDKKVYQHLSNFMLVDKELIQRMEKNNYYGSTALRDVAKAVLLLSSTTDDFADYYIEDPDGYTNVRTSGSSKAKIITQVKSGSFVNVIEKRGDWWKVKTDNGKVGYIHKSRIRCN; from the coding sequence ATGAAGAAAGAAGACAGTATGCAGTCTCTCATATTGGAAGAGTATGCAAAATCACATGGTTATAAGGCACCAAGCTATGAAGTGTTCAAAGAAAAGTGTCTACAGTTTTTTGGAATACGACTTCATCCGTCTGCACAAGTGTACAGCTTAGATATAAATGAGGATATTATATATTCTGTCAATGAGATTGGCAGGTTTATCTATACGGGCAACGAAAGTCTGTTTTATCAGCCAGCATTAGACCATGAGCCAACTATGGATGAAGCTCGTAAAGTTCTTTATACAAAGGAAAATGGTATAGCGGATATGTTTCTGGCATACAATAAATTATTATTCAATGACCATTCTTCTTCCTTGTCTTATTTCTATAAACATAAGGATAATGCAATAGATGTTGTCTTTGACTTGGATTATGAAAATAATGACCTGCTTATCCAGCGTGCCATTGAATACGCTTGTCAAAACGGTTATATTGTCAATGATGTTACGAACGTCCTGTTTTACAACAATCCATCAAGGGGGTATAGGAAGAAACTGATTACCATGTTTTACAAGTATGCAGAAACAAGCAAAGACCGTATGGAAACTTTTGAGAATCTTGTTTATGCCTATTATAAGCATTATAAGCAAATCAACGTGAGGCAGGAAGTGAAAGATGAATGTTTGGTATGTCTGTTGGATTGCTTGAACAAGTACGATGAGACACATCAAGACAATATCCTCAAGGTGATGGATAAAAAAGTATATCAGCATCTTTCTAATTTCATGTTAGTTGACAAAGAGCTTATACAGCGTATGGAGAAAAATAATTATTATGGGAGTACTGCTTTGCGTGATGTTGCTAAGGCTGTACTATTGTTAAGCTCTACAACAGATGATTTCGCAGATTATTATATTGAAGATCCTGATGGTTATACCAATGTACGAACGTCTGGAAGTTCTAAAGCTAAGATCATAACTCAGGTTAAATCAGGCAGCTTTGTTAATGTCATTGAGAAACGTGGAGATTGGTGGAAAGTAAAGACTGACAATGGTAAAGTTGGATATATTCACAAGAGTAGGATTAGATGTAATTAA
- a CDS encoding M23 family metallopeptidase: protein MHDIGYSCDITSSIEKSDQVGKNFELAVVASMAFFKWKNLDMYKLCNGNKSTERISKKVGMREINKDTGKSNYEEKQEAFTNRTSVAFMVDDCKWNVKESPKQTPKQGKWHDPVDNPQITLWTQSGKYNPANAAFGVPRPNKKYHQGVDLFCTEGSNVYACLDGIVESITDSPKGQGQTIVLKITDKEQINYFRQRRRDYNPTYDGEKKQGEGFDENSNHIYLVYYHLSYILVKKGSVYAGQVIGYSGISGIRDGTCGPHLHFEIRSERRCGDLTKRCNPAYYVYYKVKMSPEEKKKQEERMKKGQLKDFYGRK from the coding sequence TTGCATGATATAGGTTATTCTTGCGATATCACAAGTAGTATAGAGAAATCAGATCAAGTTGGTAAAAATTTTGAACTTGCAGTGGTTGCTTCCATGGCTTTTTTCAAATGGAAAAACTTAGACATGTACAAACTTTGCAATGGGAACAAAAGTACAGAACGTATTTCAAAAAAAGTTGGAATGAGAGAGATAAACAAAGATACAGGAAAATCGAACTACGAAGAGAAACAGGAAGCCTTTACTAATAGGACTTCTGTTGCTTTTATGGTGGATGATTGTAAGTGGAATGTTAAGGAATCTCCAAAACAAACTCCAAAACAAGGAAAATGGCACGACCCTGTAGATAATCCACAGATAACGTTATGGACTCAAAGTGGAAAATATAATCCTGCAAACGCTGCATTCGGAGTGCCAAGACCTAATAAAAAATATCATCAGGGAGTTGATTTGTTTTGTACAGAAGGATCAAATGTATATGCGTGTTTGGATGGTATTGTAGAATCAATAACGGATTCTCCTAAAGGACAAGGACAGACCATTGTGTTAAAAATAACAGATAAGGAACAAATAAACTATTTCAGACAAAGGAGAAGAGACTATAATCCAACCTATGACGGCGAAAAAAAACAGGGTGAAGGATTTGATGAAAATTCTAATCATATATATCTTGTCTACTATCATTTAAGTTACATTCTTGTAAAAAAAGGTAGTGTATATGCTGGGCAGGTTATTGGTTATTCGGGCATTTCTGGTATCAGAGATGGAACTTGTGGTCCTCATCTGCATTTTGAAATAAGGTCAGAAAGAAGATGTGGAGATTTGACTAAAAGATGTAATCCTGCATATTATGTATATTATAAGGTGAAGATGTCACCAGAAGAAAAAAAGAAACAGGAAGAAAGAATGAAGAAAGGACAATTAAAAGATTTTTATGGGAGAAAATAA
- a CDS encoding DUF5991 domain-containing protein translates to MKKHVFILSLFVIVFAACSFHRGKERRNVVVPPKVHRKYESRCDEKKVVEKDKLQKIRKLQSLVEKDTSWYGHYEYYMQASDYPPIFVGYELEISSDSCIFTGNGQMTCFRILCTVRKKNEKHLKLCYLASLGETNSLPLSNVEKATVVELYRYNGKYYLKSPYIINKKGKNNVKVKCEKQQ, encoded by the coding sequence ATGAAGAAGCATGTTTTTATTTTATCTCTGTTTGTAATAGTCTTCGCAGCTTGTTCTTTTCATCGAGGAAAAGAGAGGCGGAATGTTGTTGTACCTCCAAAGGTTCATAGAAAGTATGAAAGCAGGTGTGATGAAAAGAAAGTCGTCGAAAAAGATAAATTACAAAAGATACGTAAATTGCAGTCGTTGGTTGAAAAGGATACCAGCTGGTATGGTCATTATGAATATTACATGCAGGCATCAGATTATCCCCCGATATTTGTCGGTTATGAGCTTGAGATTAGTTCAGACAGCTGTATCTTTACGGGGAATGGTCAAATGACATGTTTTCGAATCTTGTGCACCGTGAGAAAAAAAAATGAGAAGCATCTGAAATTGTGTTACTTAGCTTCATTAGGTGAGACTAATTCTTTGCCCTTGTCTAATGTGGAGAAAGCAACGGTAGTGGAATTGTACCGGTATAATGGTAAATACTATCTTAAAAGTCCCTATATTATAAATAAAAAAGGTAAGAATAATGTAAAGGTGAAATGTGAGAAACAGCAGTAG
- a CDS encoding ankyrin repeat domain-containing protein, protein MKAIKEGNISDFEKNIKHIKNIDSLFHTYTDHSYTLLGYACLYQNKRFVQRLIGMKANMECVYSDDMYCYDALYMAVDKGNAELVKLFLSLGANANVAYNEDGLCPLVMSCSMNSYPVTCLLLQYGAKANGLGNLGGDYITYPLMVAVDKNNINIVKVLLKYGAKTKVKDRSGMSPLSIARRHKNVEMIKLLKKS, encoded by the coding sequence ATGAAGGCAATAAAAGAAGGGAATATATCTGACTTTGAAAAGAACATTAAACATATAAAGAATATTGACTCCTTGTTCCATACATATACTGACCATTCCTATACGCTGTTAGGTTATGCTTGTCTTTATCAGAACAAACGCTTTGTCCAAAGACTCATAGGAATGAAGGCTAATATGGAATGTGTGTACTCTGATGATATGTATTGCTATGATGCGCTATATATGGCAGTAGATAAGGGGAATGCCGAGTTGGTAAAGTTATTTCTGTCATTAGGAGCCAACGCTAACGTGGCTTATAATGAAGATGGACTTTGCCCTTTGGTGATGAGCTGTAGTATGAACAGTTATCCAGTTACTTGCCTTCTTTTACAATATGGAGCAAAGGCAAATGGCTTGGGTAACCTTGGTGGAGACTATATAACTTATCCTCTGATGGTTGCAGTGGATAAGAATAATATAAACATAGTGAAGGTATTATTAAAGTATGGAGCAAAGACAAAGGTAAAGGATAGAAGCGGAATGTCTCCCCTTTCCATTGCTCGTCGTCATAAGAATGTTGAAATGATAAAACTATTGAAAAAGTCATGA